One part of the Actinotignum schaalii genome encodes these proteins:
- the araA gene encoding L-arabinose isomerase: MKNPFENKEIWFLTGSQFLYGPETLDQVASQSQTIANTLNDSPDIPVKIVWKPVLTTSEDILRTFLEAGANDDVVGVIAWMHTFSPAKMWVRGLEASRKPLLHLHTQIDKVMPWERMDMDFMNLNQAAHGDREFGYILTRMGVARTTVVGHYTDKEVHEEVGTWVRAAVGWNEAQHLRVVRFGDNMRNVAVTEGDKTEAEIRFGTSINTWGVNELVEAIDKVSEADVDELIEEYLELYDVDPQLRPGGERAESLRYGARQEIALRAFLEEAGAGAFTDTFEDLGALKQLPGLAVQRLMADGYGFGAEGDWKTAVLVRLAKVMGYGLPGGASLMEDYSYNLVRGEEKILGAHMLEVCPSITNDKPKLEIHELGIGGKEDPVRLVFTASPAEGVVIAMSDVRDRFRLVANKVKVVEPDKPLPNLPVARAVWQPLPDFQTSTRCWLETGAAHHTALTTQVGIDVWRAFAKIAGVELAVIDENTKYNSFSEHLRWNSVYYRIEQNLQA; the protein is encoded by the coding sequence ATGAAGAATCCCTTCGAAAATAAAGAGATCTGGTTCCTGACCGGGAGCCAATTCCTCTACGGTCCGGAGACCTTGGATCAGGTAGCATCCCAGTCGCAAACCATTGCGAATACGCTCAATGATTCACCGGATATCCCCGTGAAAATCGTGTGGAAACCAGTTTTGACAACATCCGAGGATATTCTCCGTACCTTCCTTGAGGCCGGCGCGAACGATGACGTTGTCGGGGTTATTGCCTGGATGCATACTTTCTCCCCGGCAAAGATGTGGGTACGGGGCCTGGAAGCATCCCGTAAGCCGCTGCTGCACTTGCATACCCAGATTGACAAGGTCATGCCCTGGGAACGCATGGACATGGACTTCATGAATCTTAACCAGGCCGCCCACGGGGACCGCGAATTCGGATACATCCTCACCCGCATGGGTGTGGCTCGAACAACAGTGGTAGGCCACTACACCGATAAGGAAGTCCACGAAGAAGTAGGGACCTGGGTGCGAGCCGCGGTGGGCTGGAACGAAGCACAACACCTGCGGGTGGTGCGTTTCGGGGATAATATGCGCAACGTCGCGGTTACCGAAGGTGATAAGACCGAAGCGGAAATCCGTTTCGGTACCTCGATTAATACCTGGGGTGTCAACGAGCTAGTCGAAGCTATCGATAAGGTCAGCGAAGCCGATGTAGACGAACTCATTGAGGAATACCTTGAGTTGTATGATGTTGATCCGCAGTTGCGTCCGGGCGGGGAACGCGCTGAATCGCTCCGATATGGTGCTCGCCAGGAAATCGCATTGCGGGCCTTCCTGGAAGAAGCAGGAGCCGGCGCGTTCACCGATACTTTCGAAGACCTAGGAGCTCTCAAGCAATTGCCCGGGCTTGCCGTGCAGCGTTTGATGGCCGACGGGTATGGCTTTGGCGCTGAAGGTGACTGGAAGACCGCTGTTCTGGTGCGCCTGGCGAAGGTCATGGGGTATGGACTTCCTGGTGGTGCCTCTCTTATGGAGGACTACTCCTATAACTTGGTTCGTGGCGAGGAAAAGATTCTCGGTGCCCACATGCTCGAGGTATGCCCGAGTATTACGAACGACAAGCCGAAGCTGGAGATCCACGAGCTCGGTATTGGCGGTAAGGAAGATCCGGTTCGGTTAGTCTTCACTGCTTCTCCGGCTGAAGGCGTGGTTATCGCGATGTCGGATGTGCGAGACCGTTTCCGCTTGGTTGCGAATAAGGTGAAGGTTGTTGAGCCGGATAAGCCCTTGCCTAATCTTCCTGTTGCTCGGGCGGTATGGCAGCCTCTTCCGGATTTCCAAACCTCAACTCGTTGCTGGCTGGAGACGGGCGCGGCTCACCATACCGCGCTTACCACCCAGGTTGGTATTGATGTGTGGCGTGCCTTCGCGAAGATCGCGGGTGTCGAACTAGCGGTGATCGATGAGAACACCAAGTACAACTCCTTTAGTGAACACCTGCGCTGGAACTCGGTCTACTACCGGATCGAACAAAACCTGCAGGCGTAG
- a CDS encoding substrate-binding domain-containing protein, with translation MKLRTCLAMLATGSLFLSACGSVGGAGNNSGGEAGAGSPDNKTMVTVVKVKGIAWFDRMDEGVVEWGKENGYDTRTEGGDDVSPEKQIQVIQDLIAQKPAAITVVPNSPEALSAVLAQAKQQGIKVVAHEATGIQNVDIDIEAFDNVSYGEQIMENIGQCTGGEGKYVQFVGGLTAKTHMEWVEAAYKYQQEKFPNMQRVETPIESTDNETAAYEKAKEILGKYPDIKAFQGSAGNDVPGIARAVEEAGLQDKVCVMGTSIPSAASKYLANGSIDKIFFWDPALAGKAQLEIAKRLANGETIETGTDLGIEGYRSLKKLEGYDNVWVGDASIEADAEKAKQFKF, from the coding sequence ATGAAGCTCCGTACATGTCTCGCAATGCTTGCCACGGGCAGTCTGTTCTTGTCCGCTTGTGGCTCGGTTGGCGGAGCGGGGAATAATTCTGGAGGGGAAGCCGGTGCTGGCTCCCCGGATAACAAGACGATGGTCACCGTTGTCAAGGTGAAGGGAATCGCTTGGTTTGATCGCATGGATGAAGGCGTCGTCGAGTGGGGTAAGGAAAACGGTTACGATACCCGCACCGAAGGTGGCGACGATGTCAGTCCGGAGAAGCAAATCCAGGTGATCCAGGATCTGATCGCGCAGAAACCCGCCGCGATCACCGTCGTTCCGAATTCCCCCGAAGCTCTATCAGCTGTTTTGGCGCAGGCTAAGCAGCAAGGAATTAAGGTGGTCGCCCACGAAGCCACCGGAATTCAGAATGTTGATATTGACATCGAAGCCTTCGATAACGTGAGCTACGGCGAACAGATCATGGAAAATATCGGGCAATGCACCGGTGGTGAAGGCAAGTACGTTCAGTTCGTTGGCGGACTGACGGCTAAGACTCATATGGAATGGGTTGAGGCTGCCTATAAGTACCAGCAGGAAAAGTTCCCGAATATGCAGCGCGTCGAAACTCCTATCGAGAGTACCGACAACGAAACCGCCGCATACGAAAAGGCTAAGGAAATTCTTGGTAAGTACCCGGATATCAAGGCGTTCCAGGGCTCTGCGGGCAATGACGTGCCCGGAATCGCGCGCGCGGTAGAGGAAGCTGGTCTTCAGGACAAGGTGTGCGTGATGGGAACGTCCATTCCTTCCGCTGCCTCGAAGTACCTTGCTAACGGCTCTATTGACAAGATTTTCTTCTGGGATCCCGCTCTTGCCGGTAAGGCCCAGCTTGAAATTGCCAAGCGGCTCGCGAATGGCGAAACCATTGAAACGGGTACCGATCTGGGTATTGAGGGATATCGCTCCCTCAAGAAGCTCGAAGGGTACGACAACGTTTGGGTTGGTGATGCCTCAATTGAGGCCGATGCCGAGAAGGCTAAACAGTTCAAGTTCTAG
- a CDS encoding sugar ABC transporter ATP-binding protein, producing MNTSAQSDASYFLEARDIVKTFDGVTALAGVSLKVKSGEVLCLAGENGCGKSTLIKVISGVLSPDSGQIVVEGHSYSKLTPLEAMELGIQVIYQDFSLFPNLSVAENIVVTRSVSKRRKIFNRSSARARAKEVIDSLKVHLDLDAEVESLSVADRQLTAICRALCSDARLLIMDEPTTALTQREVKRLFAVVENLRSQGVALVFVSHKLDEVTQIASRISIMRSGENVIESAVEDFDNEKIAEYMTGKTLDVSRHVVTPKEGEPMLRVRGLSSPGRLADISFDVRAGEIVGFTGLLGSGRSEIAEALFGILPHDSGEISVEGKPVKITSIQDSLKAQIGYVPEDRLTEGLFLDKPISDNMIAASIDRHTSKTGTLQKKDIRETIGQYFKSLKIKAPNVAAPVRSLSGGNAQRVVVAKWLAREPKVLILNGPTVGVDVGSKAEILQILREQAENGIAIIIISDDAPELVACCNRVFITTAGRISSELVGDEVTVETIRERVVA from the coding sequence GTGAACACTTCAGCTCAGTCTGATGCTTCTTATTTCTTAGAGGCAAGAGACATAGTGAAGACCTTCGACGGCGTTACTGCACTCGCCGGTGTCTCGTTGAAAGTGAAATCCGGTGAAGTACTGTGTTTGGCTGGCGAGAACGGTTGCGGTAAATCCACTCTGATTAAGGTCATTTCTGGAGTTCTCTCACCCGATAGCGGACAGATTGTTGTCGAAGGGCATTCGTACAGCAAGCTGACACCGCTCGAGGCGATGGAGTTGGGAATCCAGGTTATTTACCAAGATTTCTCGCTCTTTCCCAATCTTTCAGTTGCGGAAAACATTGTGGTAACCCGCTCGGTATCGAAGCGTAGGAAGATCTTTAATCGGTCATCTGCTCGGGCTCGAGCCAAAGAAGTTATCGACAGCCTGAAGGTTCACCTCGATCTCGATGCCGAAGTGGAGTCTTTATCCGTTGCGGATCGTCAGCTGACGGCAATTTGTCGAGCGCTGTGCTCGGATGCTCGGTTGCTCATCATGGATGAACCAACCACGGCATTGACGCAACGCGAGGTGAAGAGACTCTTTGCGGTGGTGGAGAATCTGCGCTCCCAGGGCGTTGCTTTAGTCTTCGTATCGCACAAGCTCGATGAGGTAACTCAGATCGCGTCCAGGATTTCCATTATGAGATCCGGCGAGAACGTTATCGAAAGTGCCGTTGAGGATTTCGATAACGAGAAAATCGCCGAATATATGACCGGTAAGACCCTCGATGTTTCCCGGCATGTGGTGACACCCAAAGAAGGCGAACCGATGCTGCGGGTTCGCGGACTGTCGTCGCCGGGCCGGCTCGCGGATATTTCCTTTGACGTGCGCGCCGGGGAGATTGTCGGTTTCACGGGCCTGCTGGGTTCCGGTCGTTCCGAGATCGCCGAAGCTCTCTTCGGCATCCTTCCCCATGACTCCGGGGAGATTTCGGTTGAGGGGAAGCCGGTCAAAATCACCTCGATTCAAGATTCCCTCAAAGCCCAGATCGGATATGTTCCTGAAGACCGACTCACGGAGGGCCTCTTCCTAGATAAACCCATTTCCGACAATATGATCGCGGCGTCGATTGATCGCCACACATCGAAGACGGGAACTCTCCAGAAAAAAGATATTCGCGAAACAATTGGCCAATACTTCAAGTCTTTGAAGATCAAGGCTCCGAATGTCGCGGCTCCGGTTCGATCTCTTTCGGGTGGTAATGCACAACGCGTTGTCGTAGCGAAATGGCTTGCTCGGGAGCCGAAGGTTCTTATCCTCAATGGCCCGACGGTCGGCGTGGACGTAGGGTCCAAGGCTGAGATCCTTCAGATTCTGCGCGAACAGGCCGAAAACGGAATCGCGATCATCATTATTTCCGACGACGCGCCAGAACTCGTTGCGTGCTGTAACCGCGTATTTATTACGACGGCGGGGCGCATCAGCAGCGAGCTCGTAGGCGATGAGGTGACGGTTGAGACGATCAGAGAGCGAGTAGTCGCATGA
- a CDS encoding L-ribulose-5-phosphate 4-epimerase: MKQLSSDVREKIAVTRKVVSDLHGELIRWNLVVWTAGNVSQRVVVGEEPSLDDLLVIKPSGVRYHELSPEKMVVCDLTGELVEGDYAPSSDTAAHAYVYAHMPEVGGIVHTHSTYATAWAARGEEIPCVLTMMADEFGGPVPVGPFAVIGDDSIGRGIVATLQGSRSPAVLMQNHGPFTIGVTAEAAVKAAAMVEEVAKTVHVAKSLGNPVPITQENIDRLYDRYSNIYGQ; the protein is encoded by the coding sequence GTGAAACAGTTGTCGAGTGATGTGCGGGAGAAAATCGCGGTGACCCGCAAGGTTGTTAGTGATCTGCACGGTGAGTTGATTCGCTGGAATCTGGTGGTGTGGACGGCGGGGAACGTGTCCCAGAGAGTCGTTGTGGGGGAAGAACCCAGCTTGGATGATTTGTTGGTGATCAAGCCGTCTGGGGTGCGGTATCACGAGCTTAGCCCGGAGAAAATGGTTGTCTGTGACCTCACGGGAGAGCTGGTGGAGGGTGATTATGCGCCGTCGTCGGATACCGCGGCTCATGCTTATGTGTATGCGCATATGCCCGAGGTTGGGGGGATTGTTCATACGCATTCGACGTATGCGACGGCGTGGGCGGCGCGTGGGGAAGAGATTCCTTGTGTGTTGACGATGATGGCTGACGAGTTCGGGGGCCCGGTTCCTGTTGGTCCTTTCGCGGTTATTGGTGATGATTCGATTGGGCGTGGGATCGTGGCTACTCTTCAGGGTTCGCGTTCACCTGCCGTGTTGATGCAAAACCATGGGCCTTTCACTATCGGGGTGACAGCGGAGGCGGCGGTGAAGGCTGCTGCGATGGTTGAGGAAGTAGCAAAGACCGTGCATGTGGCCAAGAGCTTGGGGAATCCTGTTCCGATCACGCAAGAGAATATCGACCGGTTGTATGACCGGTACAGCAACATCTACGGACAATAA
- a CDS encoding ABC transporter permease produces the protein MMTEVKDPTNKLSSLNEKIDRSTKRFHSTFRMNRSTTQMSLLLVGTFVVFAIANPETFLSMVNVQNMALAVPEIGLLSIAMMISMVTGGIDLSLVSIANLTAITISTTFTAVANSDPAMAENLGILIILLGILVGVAAGAFNGFLIAKIGVTPILATLGTMQIFNGLAVVWTGGKTLYGSPSALTAFGVSAVAGIPTLFFVFLAVALVVGFLLNRTPLGLRLELQGANPVAARYSGIKSSTLLMRSYVLTGFIGALAGVVFIARNPTASADYGASYVLLVIVIAVLGGTNPSGGYATVFGVFLAALTLQIVRSGFTAMRLSPFQYAIAQGVILVAVLVIDKIDWRKVFRRSTPKKI, from the coding sequence ATGATGACAGAAGTAAAAGATCCGACGAATAAGCTTTCGTCGCTCAATGAAAAGATCGACCGGTCAACAAAGAGATTTCACTCGACGTTCCGTATGAACCGATCTACCACCCAGATGTCGTTGCTATTGGTGGGAACTTTTGTGGTGTTTGCTATCGCGAACCCGGAAACGTTCCTTTCCATGGTGAACGTCCAGAATATGGCTCTTGCCGTTCCTGAAATTGGGTTGCTCTCCATTGCAATGATGATTTCAATGGTGACGGGTGGAATCGACCTATCGCTAGTCTCCATCGCCAACCTCACCGCTATCACTATCTCAACGACGTTCACAGCAGTGGCGAATAGTGATCCAGCCATGGCAGAAAATCTGGGGATTCTCATTATCCTGCTGGGAATTCTGGTTGGTGTGGCAGCTGGTGCATTCAATGGGTTCCTCATTGCGAAGATCGGAGTTACTCCGATTCTGGCAACACTGGGAACAATGCAGATCTTCAACGGTCTGGCGGTGGTGTGGACTGGCGGTAAAACGCTGTACGGCTCACCGAGTGCCCTCACAGCTTTCGGGGTCAGCGCGGTTGCCGGCATACCTACATTGTTCTTTGTCTTCCTTGCAGTTGCCCTGGTTGTGGGATTCTTGCTCAATCGCACGCCTCTGGGCCTGCGCCTCGAATTGCAGGGTGCCAATCCGGTTGCGGCGCGTTATTCCGGAATCAAATCAAGCACATTGCTAATGCGCAGCTATGTGCTCACCGGGTTCATCGGAGCTTTAGCGGGAGTCGTTTTCATCGCGCGTAACCCAACTGCCTCAGCAGATTACGGCGCTTCATACGTCCTGCTCGTCATCGTGATCGCGGTGCTCGGTGGAACAAATCCTTCCGGTGGCTACGCCACAGTCTTCGGAGTTTTCCTGGCTGCCCTCACTCTTCAGATTGTTCGGTCTGGCTTTACTGCTATGCGCTTATCGCCATTCCAGTACGCGATCGCTCAGGGCGTCATCCTGGTTGCTGTATTGGTCATAGACAAAATCGACTGGAGGAAAGTTTTCCGTAGATCAACCCCTAAGAAAATTTAA
- a CDS encoding dihydroxyacetone kinase subunit DhaK, translating into MKKIINDPNKFVDEMVEGILLAAPEDLKTPGDDLRILVRADAPVAGQVGIVTGGGSGHLPLFKGYVGKGLCSGVAIGNVFSSPSSQQCYEAAKAVDGGKGVLFLYGNYGGDVFNFDLATDLAELDDIEIKTVLGRDDVASQPKEKAEDRRGVAGIFFAYKTAGASAERGDDLETVAAIAEKTVSRTATMGVGLSPTILPTTGEPSFDLPDGEMEMGIGIHGEPGIRREPLRTADEIADEILEAIVADLEITAGDRVAVLVNGLGATPLEELYVLYRRVHQQLTAKDVVIERKYIGEYATSLEMAGASISLLKLDDEILELLDAPAHSPFFEQKEH; encoded by the coding sequence ATGAAAAAGATTATTAATGATCCGAATAAGTTTGTCGATGAAATGGTCGAAGGCATTCTTTTAGCTGCGCCGGAAGACCTGAAGACCCCGGGCGATGATCTGCGAATTCTCGTGCGTGCAGACGCGCCGGTTGCCGGGCAGGTAGGAATTGTTACGGGTGGCGGCTCGGGCCATCTGCCGCTTTTCAAAGGGTACGTCGGCAAGGGGCTGTGTTCGGGTGTAGCCATCGGCAACGTTTTCTCCTCCCCGTCCTCGCAGCAATGCTACGAAGCAGCGAAAGCCGTAGACGGCGGCAAAGGTGTGCTCTTCCTTTATGGAAACTACGGGGGAGACGTCTTTAACTTCGACCTTGCTACCGATTTAGCTGAGCTTGACGATATCGAGATTAAAACGGTACTCGGTCGCGATGACGTAGCTTCCCAGCCGAAGGAAAAGGCTGAAGATCGCCGCGGCGTTGCAGGAATCTTCTTCGCCTACAAGACCGCCGGAGCCTCGGCCGAACGCGGCGATGACCTCGAGACAGTCGCCGCCATCGCGGAGAAGACGGTATCCCGGACCGCAACCATGGGTGTGGGGCTGTCTCCCACGATTCTTCCCACAACGGGTGAGCCGAGTTTCGACCTCCCCGATGGCGAGATGGAAATGGGAATCGGGATCCATGGCGAACCGGGAATTCGGCGCGAACCGCTCCGCACCGCTGACGAAATCGCCGATGAAATCCTCGAAGCTATTGTTGCGGATCTGGAGATCACAGCGGGTGATCGGGTAGCCGTCCTCGTCAATGGCTTGGGAGCAACTCCCTTGGAGGAACTCTATGTTCTCTATCGCCGCGTGCATCAGCAGCTGACGGCCAAGGATGTTGTGATCGAACGCAAGTACATTGGCGAATACGCAACCAGTTTGGAGATGGCAGGAGCATCGATTTCGCTCCTCAAGCTCGATGATGAAATTCTCGAGCTCCTCGACGCGCCTGCACACTCGCCCTTCTTCGAACAAAAGGAACACTAA
- a CDS encoding FGGY-family carbohydrate kinase, with translation MEQRDTQDLLRGGKVGLGIELGSTRIKACAVLPSGRQIAQGVFAWENRFKDGHWTYPLDSVWEGIAGAYAMLASECEQKFGVRPQRFVAIGVSAMMHGYLAFDKNDELLVPFRTWRDTTTGEAAGKLTGLFGVTVPLRWSISHYYQALLDKEEHVDRVAFLTTLAGYVHWRLTGEKVLGVGDASGMFPITRSASDHLEAHRSGEGRPGYDPRCLALFKDATGIAVEGLLPRVMVAGEVAGTLTAEGVRLLDPSGALQPGIRFAPPEGDAGTGMVATNAVRPRTGNVSVGTSIFLMAVLEQALTSAHPEIDPVTTPVGDPVAMVHCNNGADELARWVELFAQVARRLNPSEDVSLDAVYEAVLGAALEGETDGGGVLAFNNLAGEPIVKLDEGRPVVTRAPGAVLSLGNFMRAQVYSTFAALALGLRVLDGENAGLDVLCAHGGVFRTKLVMQRLLAAATGTPITVREGAAEGGAWGMALLALFTARGGGNLADFLDEEIFASSTASTIAPARAEVEGFARFLDLYETGLPIVERAVDCLPVWMPASEEDTPINVEGDVS, from the coding sequence ATGGAACAACGTGATACCCAGGACTTGCTGCGTGGTGGCAAGGTTGGGCTTGGTATTGAGCTTGGTTCTACCCGGATTAAAGCGTGTGCTGTTTTACCTAGTGGGCGTCAGATCGCGCAGGGTGTTTTCGCGTGGGAGAACCGTTTCAAGGATGGGCATTGGACATACCCGCTCGATTCTGTGTGGGAGGGTATTGCGGGTGCTTACGCGATGCTCGCTAGTGAGTGCGAGCAGAAATTCGGGGTGCGCCCGCAGCGGTTTGTTGCTATTGGTGTTTCCGCGATGATGCATGGATACCTGGCCTTCGATAAAAACGATGAGCTTCTTGTGCCTTTCCGGACTTGGCGGGATACCACGACAGGAGAAGCAGCTGGGAAGCTGACGGGTTTGTTCGGGGTGACAGTCCCGTTGCGGTGGTCGATTTCTCACTACTATCAAGCCTTGCTCGATAAGGAAGAACATGTCGACCGGGTTGCGTTTTTGACGACGTTGGCGGGTTATGTGCATTGGCGCCTGACTGGTGAGAAAGTGTTGGGGGTGGGGGATGCCTCTGGAATGTTCCCCATTACCCGCAGTGCCTCCGACCACCTAGAAGCACATCGGAGTGGTGAGGGTCGGCCTGGTTATGACCCACGGTGTTTGGCCTTGTTTAAAGACGCGACCGGTATAGCTGTAGAGGGCTTGTTGCCGCGTGTGATGGTTGCCGGCGAGGTAGCCGGCACTCTTACTGCTGAGGGTGTTCGGCTTCTTGACCCGTCTGGGGCGCTCCAGCCTGGTATTCGTTTTGCTCCACCCGAGGGGGATGCAGGTACGGGCATGGTTGCAACGAATGCGGTGCGTCCGCGTACGGGTAATGTGTCGGTTGGTACCTCGATTTTCTTGATGGCTGTCCTTGAACAGGCACTTACTTCTGCCCACCCGGAGATTGACCCGGTGACTACCCCGGTGGGTGATCCGGTGGCGATGGTGCATTGTAATAACGGTGCTGACGAACTAGCCCGCTGGGTCGAATTGTTCGCCCAGGTAGCCCGCCGGCTCAACCCTAGTGAGGATGTGAGTCTTGACGCGGTATATGAAGCAGTCTTGGGCGCGGCCCTTGAAGGGGAAACAGACGGCGGGGGTGTTCTCGCGTTCAATAACCTGGCCGGTGAACCTATCGTGAAATTAGATGAGGGCCGCCCGGTAGTTACCCGCGCCCCGGGGGCAGTGTTGAGTTTGGGTAATTTCATGCGTGCCCAGGTGTATTCCACCTTCGCTGCCCTGGCACTAGGCTTGCGGGTTTTGGATGGTGAGAATGCCGGGCTGGATGTTCTTTGTGCTCATGGGGGAGTGTTCAGAACGAAACTAGTCATGCAACGCCTCCTGGCCGCAGCGACCGGTACACCGATTACTGTGCGTGAGGGCGCGGCTGAGGGTGGTGCGTGGGGGATGGCGTTACTGGCCTTGTTCACCGCACGCGGGGGTGGAAACCTTGCTGATTTCCTAGACGAAGAAATATTTGCTTCTTCTACTGCTTCCACGATTGCACCTGCACGGGCTGAGGTAGAAGGTTTTGCCAGGTTCCTTGACCTGTACGAGACGGGTTTACCGATAGTAGAACGAGCGGTTGATTGTTTACCGGTGTGGATGCCCGCAAGTGAGGAAGATACTCCGATCAACGTGGAAGGAGACGTGTCGTGA
- a CDS encoding DeoR/GlpR family DNA-binding transcription regulator, translating to MGRRDQILRILQDTGFQSVASLAKRFHVNVSTIRRDLDWLSEHGEIQRTHGGALPAMDDSDDDIPIAHLREKRAIGPAMAERLLEGQTVFIDTGSTCLEVAKALQHRNLTVVTHDLLVGMEILKKPSLNLVFIGGDLLPMKTHMWGPVAVDQLDRIRVNVAVFGASSVMESGVYGNSSYNLELLRKIRSIASEAFFVADSTKFGREALYKVLGLESFTAGITDALMDPLKAASYPIPLIRAPFPPRNDEKDSPENEK from the coding sequence ATGGGTCGACGAGACCAGATCCTGCGAATTCTCCAAGACACGGGTTTTCAATCAGTCGCTTCGCTCGCAAAACGTTTTCACGTTAATGTGTCGACAATTCGCCGTGACCTTGACTGGCTTTCCGAACATGGCGAAATACAACGCACGCACGGGGGCGCGCTACCTGCCATGGATGATTCTGACGACGATATCCCCATTGCTCACTTACGAGAGAAACGCGCTATTGGCCCAGCAATGGCCGAAAGGCTTCTCGAAGGGCAAACGGTTTTCATTGACACGGGCAGCACTTGCCTGGAAGTCGCGAAAGCACTGCAACATAGAAATCTGACCGTCGTCACCCACGATCTTCTCGTCGGGATGGAAATCCTCAAAAAGCCATCCCTCAATCTGGTTTTTATCGGCGGTGATCTCCTGCCCATGAAAACTCATATGTGGGGTCCTGTTGCCGTGGACCAGCTGGATCGCATCCGAGTTAACGTTGCCGTTTTTGGGGCAAGCTCGGTGATGGAAAGCGGAGTCTACGGAAATTCCAGCTATAACCTGGAGCTCCTGCGAAAAATTCGGTCCATCGCATCAGAAGCATTCTTCGTCGCAGATTCGACTAAGTTTGGGCGCGAAGCGCTTTACAAAGTTCTAGGTTTAGAGAGTTTCACTGCCGGGATCACGGACGCGCTTATGGATCCACTCAAAGCGGCTTCCTATCCGATTCCACTTATTCGCGCGCCCTTCCCTCCCCGAAATGATGAAAAGGATTCACCCGAAAACGAGAAATAG
- a CDS encoding DAK2 domain-containing protein has protein sequence MKTPELISTIKEALGLLINSADELRDLDQLLGDGDLGITISAGANAVIGALESADPNQKPSQVTRTCAKAFANANPSTMAALVAGGLLAGSKIWGDKEEISRTDAEAFMRAAAESIAQRGKSKVGDKTILDAIVPACDAVRDCAEDADATDAAIKAAAEAVITTRDLQSRRGRASWLQDRSIGLQDPGATAFLRLLEAWRDAIAGEVSEPLARMQ, from the coding sequence ATGAAAACTCCCGAACTAATCTCGACTATCAAAGAAGCATTGGGTTTGCTCATCAACTCCGCGGATGAATTAAGGGATCTTGATCAGCTACTAGGCGATGGCGATTTGGGTATTACGATTTCGGCCGGTGCCAATGCGGTCATTGGCGCGCTGGAATCTGCCGATCCCAATCAGAAGCCTTCGCAGGTGACGCGAACCTGCGCGAAGGCTTTCGCAAATGCGAACCCATCCACGATGGCTGCGCTCGTTGCCGGTGGGCTTCTCGCTGGATCGAAGATCTGGGGCGATAAAGAAGAGATCTCACGAACCGATGCTGAAGCATTCATGCGTGCTGCTGCGGAGAGTATCGCTCAACGCGGAAAGAGCAAGGTGGGGGACAAGACGATCCTCGATGCCATTGTTCCGGCGTGCGATGCGGTGCGTGATTGTGCGGAAGACGCGGACGCAACGGACGCAGCGATTAAAGCTGCTGCCGAGGCTGTTATCACAACCCGCGATTTGCAATCGCGCCGTGGCCGCGCGTCCTGGCTGCAGGACCGCTCAATCGGGCTTCAAGATCCGGGAGCCACCGCATTCCTGAGGCTTTTGGAAGCCTGGCGTGATGCCATTGCCGGAGAAGTTTCCGAACCCTTGGCGCGTATGCAATAA